A stretch of the Saccharolobus caldissimus genome encodes the following:
- a CDS encoding class II glutamine amidotransferase: MCRFLAFHTKDSLSKEHVNALIKASRNDIFSKYGSHPDGWGLVAFVRNNSKWRVFYYRSEDPIYEDPYINTIIDVIKGEEIIGVIHARKAGSKFLIGLTHTHPYFTRAGIYDLYFAHNGSVSRQIFKEPNKPYTDSYLILEEIKNLIETNNITPFDAYSSVIERLKDYATSLNSTLIFYNKSGGPSILVGYYYNKNRLINETKEEYYKLYTDNKGYVFSSTIKYYLDKLTEIEELVLGSIVHI; this comes from the coding sequence ATGTGTAGATTTTTAGCATTCCATACAAAAGATTCCTTATCTAAAGAGCATGTTAACGCTCTAATTAAAGCTAGTAGAAATGATATATTCTCTAAATATGGAAGCCACCCAGATGGATGGGGTTTAGTTGCTTTTGTTAGGAATAATTCTAAGTGGAGAGTATTTTATTATAGATCAGAGGACCCAATCTATGAGGATCCTTACATAAATACTATAATAGATGTAATTAAAGGTGAAGAGATAATTGGAGTTATTCACGCAAGAAAGGCTGGAAGCAAATTCCTAATTGGCTTAACACATACTCACCCATATTTTACTAGAGCAGGGATTTACGATCTCTATTTTGCACATAATGGATCTGTGAGCAGGCAAATATTTAAAGAGCCTAATAAGCCTTATACCGATAGTTATCTTATCTTAGAAGAAATTAAGAACCTAATTGAGACTAATAATATCACCCCTTTTGACGCTTACTCTTCTGTCATAGAAAGATTAAAGGATTACGCAACTAGTTTAAACTCTACACTAATTTTTTATAATAAAAGTGGAGGACCTTCGATTTTAGTTGGATATTATTATAACAAGAATAGGTTAATAAATGAAACTAAAGAAGAATATTATAAACTATATACTGATAATAAAGGATATGTATTTTCATCTACAATAAAGTATTATTTAGATAAACTTACCGAAATAGAGGAATTAGTACTAGGAAGTATTGTACATATCTGA
- a CDS encoding histone deacetylase family protein, translating into MKIEVIYDDIYKFHSSKRYHVENPSRLEKALSALKGFEVRFTKPYKIEDPQIIHSEDYVNLVRKSSELEDELDADTYTNKKTYEVALYALGGALKALEVNGIALVRPPGHHAGINGKALGAPTLGFCIFNNVAYPIKKLRLKRVAIIDFDVHYGNGTQEIFYDDPEVLHIDIHQDPRTIYPGTGYPDMVGKGEAEGTKVNLLIPPLGGDDLYDELFPIIHSILDDFRPSVLAFSAGFDAYKNDGLASLNVTEYTYYNFGRLGMNFPRRYTVLEGGYSTGLVNGLRAFLEGLTGIEKDYRQFKSSDSVKSRFMNYLSEERNILRKYWSI; encoded by the coding sequence ATGAAGATAGAAGTAATTTACGACGATATTTATAAGTTTCACAGCAGCAAAAGGTATCATGTAGAAAACCCCAGTAGGTTAGAAAAAGCATTATCTGCATTAAAAGGGTTCGAAGTTAGATTTACTAAGCCTTATAAAATTGAAGACCCTCAAATAATTCATTCAGAAGATTATGTAAATTTAGTTCGTAAATCGTCAGAATTGGAGGATGAATTAGATGCAGATACTTATACAAATAAGAAGACTTATGAAGTAGCGTTATATGCTTTAGGTGGTGCGTTAAAGGCATTGGAAGTTAATGGTATAGCATTAGTGAGACCACCTGGACATCACGCTGGTATAAATGGTAAAGCATTAGGAGCACCTACATTGGGTTTTTGCATTTTCAATAATGTAGCTTATCCCATAAAGAAATTAAGGTTGAAGAGAGTAGCAATCATAGATTTTGACGTACATTACGGTAATGGTACTCAAGAGATCTTTTATGACGATCCAGAAGTTTTGCACATTGATATACATCAAGATCCTAGAACTATTTATCCAGGTACTGGATATCCAGATATGGTAGGTAAAGGTGAGGCTGAAGGCACTAAGGTGAATTTATTAATACCGCCATTGGGTGGAGATGACTTATACGATGAATTATTTCCTATAATCCACTCTATTCTAGACGATTTCAGGCCATCAGTTTTAGCTTTTTCTGCAGGATTTGATGCGTATAAAAATGATGGTCTGGCCTCGCTTAATGTTACTGAATATACGTATTATAATTTTGGAAGGTTAGGAATGAATTTTCCGAGAAGGTACACTGTATTAGAGGGGGGATATAGTACTGGTTTGGTAAATGGGCTGAGAGCTTTTCTAGAAGGTCTTACTGGTATTGAGAAAGATTATAGACAATTTAAATCGAGTGATTCCGTTAAATCTAGATTTATGAATTATCTAAGTGAAGAGAGAAATATATTAAGAAAATACTGGAGTATATAG
- a CDS encoding MBL fold metallo-hydrolase — translation MRIRFIGTGAGSSVGTKRVKSSILINDKVLLDLGPGADLKLEDLNLYDKPIALFISHLHVDHFSGIFDYLVQRKIRQLPELEIYSPRGLSEIISSYIRVGNNISAKLYEGNLPKGKVNDLEIYSVNACHTIHAVSYVILDGKRKILYSGDTKEPCEPILEEVKDSDLIIHESTCIENCEEWGHTSLNQILSLFKDKKVVITHIPIDIEEKIINLGNNKVIIAFDGMTLNV, via the coding sequence ATGAGAATTAGATTCATAGGGACTGGTGCAGGTTCAAGTGTAGGGACTAAGAGGGTTAAATCAAGCATCTTAATTAATGATAAAGTTCTCCTTGATCTAGGACCTGGTGCAGACCTTAAGCTAGAAGATTTAAATTTATATGATAAGCCAATTGCCCTATTTATCTCACATCTTCATGTAGATCATTTCAGTGGAATTTTTGATTATCTAGTTCAAAGGAAGATTAGACAGTTGCCAGAATTAGAAATATATTCACCAAGAGGACTTTCTGAAATAATATCCTCTTATATTAGAGTTGGAAATAATATTTCGGCAAAGTTATATGAAGGTAATCTGCCTAAAGGTAAAGTAAATGACTTAGAAATATATTCCGTAAATGCATGTCATACAATTCATGCAGTTAGTTATGTAATACTAGATGGAAAAAGAAAGATTTTGTACTCTGGAGATACTAAAGAACCTTGTGAACCTATTTTAGAAGAAGTTAAGGATTCTGATTTGATTATTCATGAATCTACATGTATAGAAAATTGTGAAGAGTGGGGTCATACATCATTAAATCAAATACTAAGTTTATTTAAGGATAAAAAAGTAGTAATAACACATATACCAATTGATATTGAAGAAAAAATAATAAATCTAGGTAATAATAAAGTAATAATAGCATTTGATGGGATGACTTTGAATGTGTAG
- a CDS encoding DUF1634 domain-containing protein codes for MDFNDVIGYTLRIGVIISATIIIIGVIMLFIFNSSNNFTLNQIAAPNSIVNSSIFKPNEIFSGLPKPYALDYIYLGLMILIATPVARVLLGIIQFAREKNKLYTIITAIVFFNLMFAIFLLPLIIGK; via the coding sequence ATGGATTTTAATGATGTTATAGGTTATACTTTAAGAATTGGCGTAATAATAAGTGCAACAATTATAATAATTGGCGTAATAATGTTATTTATATTTAATAGTTCCAATAATTTTACACTTAACCAAATAGCAGCTCCTAACTCTATTGTTAATAGCTCTATTTTTAAGCCAAATGAAATATTCAGCGGGTTACCAAAACCTTATGCCTTGGATTATATATACCTAGGGTTAATGATTTTAATAGCAACTCCCGTAGCTAGAGTATTATTAGGAATTATACAATTTGCTAGAGAAAAGAATAAATTATATACAATTATTACTGCAATTGTCTTCTTTAATCTAATGTTCGCAATATTTTTATTACCTCTTATAATAGGTAAATAA
- a CDS encoding M24 family metallopeptidase has protein sequence MDRIKKLQEELEKNYIDYVIIGTTSNMQYLIGFNEEQMERPLLLIISKDDFSIIVPKIYEEQLRNYPIKVYDDSEDPYSKINLKENSRVLIDDNMYSLFTIEIINKFKPKSIQRASLIMRKLREIKDEEEISKMSQGVRIAEKLFLDFLNEIKEGMSECEAERKLKSYLIQNAEGISFEPILTSGPNTSMPHLKCTSRKIRKGDVIIIDYGIKYNGYSTDTTRVVSIGKPEDKLVEKILEIVRKSNEEAEKYAREGIEAREVDNIARKVIKESGYGEYFIHRTGHGIGIDVHEDPYISPNNTEILRNNMVFTIEPGIYLPNKFGIRIEDEVLIENGRSKVINSLEKELFIL, from the coding sequence ATGGATAGGATTAAGAAACTTCAAGAAGAACTTGAAAAAAATTACATAGATTATGTAATTATAGGTACTACGAGTAATATGCAATACTTGATAGGTTTTAATGAAGAACAAATGGAAAGACCTCTACTATTAATCATATCTAAGGACGATTTCAGCATAATCGTACCTAAAATTTATGAGGAGCAGCTGAGAAATTATCCCATAAAAGTTTATGACGATAGTGAAGATCCTTACTCTAAAATTAATTTGAAAGAAAATTCTCGCGTATTAATCGATGATAATATGTATTCATTATTTACTATAGAAATAATAAATAAGTTTAAACCTAAATCAATACAAAGAGCTTCCCTAATTATGAGGAAATTAAGAGAGATTAAGGATGAAGAGGAAATCTCAAAAATGAGTCAGGGAGTAAGAATTGCCGAAAAATTGTTTTTAGATTTTTTAAATGAAATAAAAGAGGGGATGAGTGAGTGTGAGGCTGAGAGAAAATTAAAGAGTTATCTAATTCAGAATGCGGAGGGAATCTCATTTGAACCGATATTAACATCTGGGCCTAATACTTCAATGCCTCATTTAAAATGTACTAGCAGGAAAATTAGAAAGGGAGATGTAATAATCATAGATTATGGAATAAAATATAATGGCTATTCAACTGATACCACCAGAGTAGTTTCAATAGGTAAACCAGAGGATAAGCTAGTTGAAAAGATACTTGAAATAGTTAGAAAGTCTAATGAGGAAGCCGAAAAATATGCAAGGGAAGGTATAGAGGCTAGAGAAGTTGATAACATAGCAAGGAAGGTAATTAAAGAATCTGGATATGGAGAGTACTTCATTCATAGAACTGGCCATGGAATAGGCATAGACGTGCATGAAGATCCCTACATTTCTCCAAATAATACTGAGATATTAAGGAATAATATGGTATTTACTATAGAACCTGGAATATACTTACCGAATAAGTTTGGAATACGAATTGAAGATGAGGTTCTAATAGAAAATGGAAGATCAAAAGTAATTAATTCTCTAGAAAAAGAGCTATTTATATTGTAA
- a CDS encoding M20 family metallopeptidase, with the protein MKEIIELTSELVKIPSISGDNQNEITKFIKEWLERNAGVKPNIAELDKNWYTIIAEKGEGKNVIMLNGHYDVVPPGDKSKWNVDPFSGTIKDKMIIGRGSTDMKGGLAVLMKIFSEVEPKNYKLVFTAVPDEEIGGLHGSFILAQKYTPNLVIIGEPSGSTNITLAEKGLFQIKLKGYGKVAHGSLPSLGENAILKVFRDLQRISDSLNKFKIDLPSDLKDIIEDTKELYKFPEVFSISFNPSVIRGGVKTNVVPDYCELEIDMRVPPGVKISELLEFFKGVIMETKLEPIDLSEPNYTSPNNIYVRLFERSLIETLGIKPKKIMITGATDGRFFRYKNIPVIVYGPGELGVAHSYNEFVSFDELERSYKVLKNFFTQYDLGNT; encoded by the coding sequence ATGAAAGAGATAATTGAGCTAACATCAGAATTAGTAAAAATACCAAGTATAAGTGGAGATAATCAAAACGAGATAACTAAGTTTATCAAAGAATGGCTTGAACGTAATGCTGGTGTTAAACCTAATATTGCAGAGTTAGATAAAAATTGGTATACTATTATTGCGGAAAAAGGAGAAGGAAAAAATGTAATTATGTTAAATGGACATTATGACGTTGTTCCTCCTGGGGATAAATCAAAATGGAACGTAGATCCATTTAGCGGTACTATTAAGGACAAAATGATAATAGGAAGAGGTTCAACGGATATGAAGGGAGGACTTGCAGTATTAATGAAAATCTTCTCTGAAGTTGAGCCCAAAAATTATAAGTTAGTTTTCACTGCAGTACCTGATGAAGAAATTGGTGGTCTTCACGGATCATTTATTTTAGCTCAGAAATACACGCCAAACTTAGTGATAATTGGAGAGCCATCTGGGTCTACTAATATAACATTGGCAGAGAAAGGGTTATTTCAAATTAAATTAAAAGGATATGGGAAGGTAGCTCATGGAAGTTTACCATCATTAGGTGAAAATGCAATACTTAAGGTATTTAGAGATTTGCAGAGAATATCTGATAGTTTAAATAAATTTAAAATTGATCTCCCATCTGATTTAAAGGATATTATAGAAGATACTAAAGAATTATATAAATTTCCAGAAGTATTTTCAATTTCATTTAATCCATCAGTTATAAGAGGAGGCGTGAAAACTAATGTCGTACCAGACTACTGTGAATTAGAAATTGACATGAGAGTTCCGCCCGGTGTTAAAATTAGTGAATTGCTAGAATTCTTTAAAGGAGTTATTATGGAAACAAAATTGGAACCCATAGACTTATCTGAGCCTAATTATACGTCTCCTAATAATATCTACGTTAGATTGTTCGAGAGATCTCTAATAGAAACATTAGGAATCAAGCCTAAAAAGATAATGATAACTGGGGCTACTGATGGACGGTTCTTCAGATACAAAAATATACCGGTAATAGTCTATGGTCCAGGAGAATTAGGAGTAGCTCATAGTTATAATGAGTTTGTGAGTTTCGATGAGCTTGAAAGAAGTTATAAAGTGCTAAAGAATTTCTTTACTCAATATGATCTTGGAAATACTTAA
- a CDS encoding transposase — MKESLIEAKIIDYGKLKDIQKEIIYYKLYVDALKKRGIKEKVNPPPTLPRSVLTSILVGGIPREGPLQIDFVNKDIIKIKEYNALVKSPEINSLPLYAIVEYRDDEIKVFLAYEEKPPIVGVDIGVRHLITVVALKDSKLWKVRFFSEPKVIEYFTNFLGDQQGIIQLEEIRNKAKKMILEAVNFIESLEPKIVAMENLDYFDTKPGRGLRVLQNMLEIEMRKRGVKYKKLDPYNTSRICAKCGYKKGEIMGSLFVCPACGYKADRDFNAAYNIALKCYYTC, encoded by the coding sequence ATGAAAGAAAGTCTTATAGAAGCAAAAATTATAGATTACGGTAAATTGAAAGATATTCAGAAAGAAATAATTTATTATAAACTTTATGTAGACGCTTTAAAGAAACGAGGGATCAAGGAAAAAGTGAACCCTCCGCCGACCTTACCTAGATCTGTTCTAACATCAATACTAGTTGGCGGAATACCTAGAGAAGGTCCATTACAAATAGATTTCGTAAATAAAGATATAATCAAAATAAAGGAATATAATGCTTTAGTTAAATCCCCAGAAATTAATAGCCTACCATTATATGCTATAGTAGAATATAGGGATGATGAAATAAAAGTATTTTTAGCATATGAGGAAAAACCTCCTATAGTTGGGGTAGATATAGGAGTAAGGCACTTGATAACCGTAGTTGCGCTTAAGGATAGTAAACTTTGGAAAGTAAGGTTTTTCAGCGAACCTAAGGTCATCGAATATTTTACGAATTTCTTAGGAGATCAACAAGGAATAATACAATTAGAAGAAATAAGGAATAAGGCTAAGAAGATGATACTTGAAGCTGTAAATTTCATAGAAAGTTTAGAGCCTAAAATAGTAGCTATGGAAAATTTAGACTATTTTGATACTAAACCAGGCAGAGGATTGAGAGTATTACAAAATATGCTAGAGATTGAGATGAGAAAAAGAGGAGTAAAATATAAGAAATTAGACCCTTACAATACCTCAAGAATTTGTGCTAAATGTGGATATAAAAAAGGTGAAATAATGGGCTCGCTTTTCGTTTGTCCAGCATGCGGATATAAGGCTGATAGGGACTTCAATGCAGCGTACAATATAGCATTAAAATGCTATTATACTTGCTAA
- a CDS encoding sulfite exporter TauE/SafE family protein has product MLPPLEFFIAIVLISALSGILGALTGLGGATFLVPIYTLYLGIPIVYASGASLISTIATSSGAASAYIKDRITNVRIGMGLEIATTSGSIVGALTVAYIYSHHLQFIVYIVFGIVLLSQVYVQLTKSKFELPRPVKPDWTTKVFQLYGKYYDAALNQEVEYLGIRWWLGEIIMFFAGFISGLLGIGSGALKVLGMDWAMNLPMKVSTTTSNFMIGVTAATGSSIYWLFGYIQPFLAAGTAIGVLVGAFIGTKILVRVTNRTIRYIFTAILVFLGIQMILRGLGYGF; this is encoded by the coding sequence ATGTTACCTCCACTGGAGTTTTTTATCGCAATAGTCCTCATAAGCGCGCTTTCTGGTATTTTAGGGGCTTTAACAGGTTTAGGCGGTGCTACATTTTTAGTACCAATATACACTTTATATTTAGGAATTCCTATTGTTTACGCCTCTGGTGCTAGTTTAATATCGACTATAGCAACATCGAGTGGTGCTGCCAGTGCTTATATAAAAGATAGAATAACTAACGTCAGAATAGGTATGGGTCTTGAGATAGCTACAACTAGCGGTTCTATAGTAGGTGCGTTAACGGTAGCTTATATATATTCGCATCATTTACAATTTATAGTATATATAGTTTTTGGAATTGTATTGCTTTCTCAAGTATATGTTCAATTAACTAAATCCAAATTTGAACTTCCTAGGCCAGTTAAACCTGATTGGACTACTAAAGTTTTCCAACTATATGGGAAATACTATGATGCTGCATTAAATCAAGAAGTTGAATATTTAGGAATAAGATGGTGGTTAGGAGAAATAATTATGTTTTTTGCTGGTTTTATATCTGGTCTATTAGGAATAGGTTCTGGTGCTTTAAAAGTCTTAGGTATGGATTGGGCCATGAATCTTCCAATGAAAGTGAGCACTACTACTAGTAATTTTATGATAGGAGTTACGGCTGCTACTGGAAGCTCAATTTATTGGCTATTTGGATATATTCAACCGTTTTTAGCTGCAGGCACTGCGATAGGAGTTTTAGTAGGGGCTTTTATCGGAACTAAAATACTAGTGAGGGTTACTAACAGGACTATAAGGTATATCTTCACGGCAATTTTAGTATTTTTAGGAATTCAAATGATATTGAGGGGACTAGGGTATGGATTTTAA
- a CDS encoding COG1361 S-layer family protein encodes MRRGLIILLLIVFSIITNLMVSSAVAYFQGYSTTIEPIAPGEIEVPITFHITNLGPTNLTDITIFPTNTYPFYVYNYYNSTQYIHIPLWTIGETINVTFLFNISDTAKNGVYSEGIAIEAINQYGESIDTTVLVEVPILGYVNFSASSIWGTTSSPMVVGPGENNVPLTIILQNLGNTLVSNVTLELRSQFPVKFLQSNASISAIAAGYYGETTVMASVYPNATEGLYYIKLKVIYYHNATQYVIVPIDIGSSNQVSLVDAWGTPSDPEVAAPGATLLPLTIYVKNLGENLLSNVSLILQSHYPIQFLQENASVGFVPAGGYNYVTVIANIYKNVTPGVYYIPVTLIAYNGFKQTFTMPVYILGYVNFSASSIWGTTSSPMVVGPGENNVPLTIILQNAGTATVTNATVVFNSQYPVEFLQKNLTIGNIPPGYPVTITVLANVYPNITTEGVYYVPIKIIYYSGVVQYVKLPIYIQSTNQISLEGIWGSLSNPILVAAGENNIPLTILVKNLGENLLSNVSLILQSHYPIQFLQENASVGFVPAGGYNYVTVIANVYPNATPGVYYIPVTLLAYNGFKETVMMTVEILGYITLQPQTLWGSINSPITVSPGETQVPLTILLRNTGDVNVLNVTLSFKQTEYPLIFHQTTAQIGIIPAGEENYATLTVSVYPNATPGVYYIPATLYYFNHKYTITIPITIYSPNISINVITIPPQVFPSYYDVRLMAILTNYGSGIAENANISISSPFEVISSPIIHIGAIPVGKPINVTFLINVLNETLPKTYIINFTVTYDGGKITYEYPLNIYPKANLIVVSVYYPTLNAGDTKVPITITLKNTGNATAKNVLVRLGTSDVIYPHVSSSNPLQALTASEVFAGDIPPGGEINITFVVDISGGASPGTYPLAIALVWNQTGALFPFEQSDTFYVTISPPFYAQLFKSPEGFAVIVAVIIIIIVAIVIFLRVRHKRK; translated from the coding sequence ATGAGGAGAGGATTAATTATATTATTACTTATAGTATTTTCAATTATTACAAATTTGATGGTTTCTTCTGCAGTAGCGTACTTTCAAGGATATTCTACCACAATAGAGCCTATAGCGCCAGGTGAGATAGAAGTTCCAATTACCTTTCATATAACTAATTTAGGACCTACAAATTTAACCGATATTACAATTTTTCCTACAAATACATATCCATTTTATGTATATAATTACTATAACTCAACTCAATATATACATATTCCATTATGGACTATAGGAGAAACTATTAACGTTACGTTTCTATTTAATATTTCAGATACTGCTAAAAATGGTGTATATAGCGAAGGAATAGCGATTGAAGCTATTAACCAGTATGGAGAAAGCATTGATACTACAGTATTGGTAGAAGTTCCGATTTTAGGTTATGTTAATTTCTCAGCATCATCAATATGGGGGACAACATCAAGTCCAATGGTAGTAGGACCAGGAGAAAATAACGTACCACTAACAATAATACTACAAAACTTAGGCAATACTTTAGTTAGTAATGTAACTTTAGAACTCCGATCTCAGTTTCCAGTTAAATTCTTACAGAGTAATGCAAGTATTTCTGCAATTGCTGCCGGATATTACGGAGAGACTACTGTAATGGCTTCTGTTTATCCAAATGCTACAGAAGGCTTATATTACATAAAACTGAAAGTAATTTATTATCATAATGCTACGCAATATGTGATAGTGCCAATAGATATAGGATCCTCAAATCAAGTATCATTAGTAGATGCATGGGGAACTCCATCGGATCCTGAAGTAGCTGCTCCAGGAGCTACGTTATTACCATTAACCATATATGTGAAGAATCTTGGTGAGAATTTGCTATCAAACGTAAGCCTAATACTACAGTCACACTACCCAATACAATTCCTACAAGAAAACGCATCAGTAGGATTTGTACCAGCAGGAGGATACAACTACGTAACAGTAATAGCAAACATATACAAGAATGTTACGCCAGGAGTGTACTACATTCCAGTCACTTTAATTGCTTATAACGGCTTTAAACAAACATTTACAATGCCAGTATATATTCTAGGTTATGTTAATTTCTCAGCATCATCAATATGGGGGACAACATCAAGTCCAATGGTAGTAGGACCAGGAGAAAATAACGTACCACTAACAATAATACTACAAAATGCTGGTACTGCAACTGTTACTAATGCAACTGTAGTGTTTAATTCTCAATATCCAGTAGAATTTTTACAGAAAAACTTAACTATAGGAAATATACCCCCTGGATATCCAGTAACTATTACAGTACTAGCTAACGTCTATCCTAATATAACAACTGAAGGTGTTTACTATGTACCAATTAAAATAATATACTATAGCGGAGTTGTACAGTATGTTAAGCTCCCAATATATATACAATCTACAAATCAGATTTCATTAGAAGGAATATGGGGATCATTATCTAATCCAATCTTAGTAGCTGCAGGAGAAAATAACATACCACTGACAATTTTAGTGAAGAATCTTGGTGAGAATTTGCTATCAAACGTAAGCCTAATACTACAGTCACACTACCCAATACAATTCCTACAAGAAAACGCATCAGTAGGATTTGTACCAGCAGGAGGATACAACTACGTAACAGTAATAGCAAACGTATATCCTAATGCAACACCAGGAGTGTACTACATACCAGTTACTTTACTAGCGTATAATGGATTTAAGGAAACAGTAATGATGACAGTCGAAATATTAGGTTATATAACTTTACAGCCACAAACGCTTTGGGGAAGCATTAATTCCCCAATAACTGTATCTCCTGGAGAAACTCAAGTACCGTTAACAATCTTGCTTAGAAATACTGGAGACGTAAACGTTCTTAATGTCACACTAAGCTTTAAACAAACTGAATACCCATTAATTTTCCATCAAACTACAGCTCAGATAGGTATAATACCGGCTGGTGAAGAAAACTATGCCACACTTACTGTAAGCGTATATCCTAATGCAACACCAGGAGTGTACTACATACCAGCAACATTATATTATTTTAACCATAAGTATACAATAACTATCCCTATAACAATCTACTCTCCTAATATATCAATTAACGTAATAACCATTCCTCCGCAGGTATTCCCTAGTTATTACGATGTTAGATTAATGGCTATATTGACTAATTATGGAAGCGGAATCGCTGAAAACGCTAATATTTCAATAAGTTCTCCATTTGAAGTAATCTCTTCTCCTATTATTCACATAGGTGCAATACCAGTGGGAAAACCGATTAACGTAACATTCCTCATAAATGTACTTAACGAGACCTTGCCTAAGACATACATAATAAACTTTACAGTAACTTACGATGGAGGTAAGATTACTTATGAGTACCCATTAAATATATATCCTAAAGCAAATTTGATCGTCGTCTCAGTTTACTATCCAACTTTAAATGCTGGCGACACGAAAGTACCAATAACTATAACTCTTAAGAATACTGGAAATGCCACTGCAAAAAACGTTTTAGTAAGGTTAGGTACTTCGGATGTAATATATCCCCATGTGAGTTCATCTAATCCATTACAAGCATTAACTGCATCAGAAGTATTTGCAGGTGATATTCCACCGGGAGGAGAAATAAACATTACATTTGTTGTAGATATTAGTGGTGGTGCTTCACCAGGTACTTATCCTTTAGCAATAGCACTGGTTTGGAATCAGACAGGGGCCTTATTCCCATTTGAGCAATCTGACACATTTTACGTTACAATTTCACCTCCATTTTACGCTCAATTGTTTAAATCTCCAGAAGGATTTGCAGTAATAGTTGCAGTAATTATAATTATAATTGTTGCAATAGTTATATTTCTTAGAGTAAGACATAAAAGGAAATAG
- a CDS encoding trimeric intracellular cation channel family protein: MILEILNIIGVIAFTISGSLKGINKGLDLFGVIILGMITSYAGGIIADILLGIFPPKILTEWNFLLLTILVSIFVFYFHRIFEIKEFRRILLISDAIGLSTFSSLGASLAYSHSMNVISVGLIAAIVGTGGGVMRDMLVNEIPLILTREIYATAALSGGLIYYFAYPYVHEMASFLSLVSVLIIRLLAIKYNLHLPKQSFTN; the protein is encoded by the coding sequence ATGATCTTGGAAATACTTAACATAATAGGAGTTATTGCATTTACAATATCTGGATCGCTTAAAGGAATTAATAAAGGATTAGATCTCTTCGGAGTTATAATACTGGGCATGATTACAAGTTATGCTGGTGGGATAATTGCAGATATACTGCTAGGAATTTTCCCACCGAAAATACTCACAGAGTGGAATTTTCTTTTATTAACTATATTAGTCTCAATATTTGTATTCTATTTCCATAGAATATTTGAAATAAAAGAATTTAGAAGAATATTGCTAATAAGTGATGCAATCGGACTTTCCACATTCTCGTCGTTGGGTGCCTCATTAGCTTATTCTCATAGTATGAATGTAATTTCAGTGGGGTTAATTGCCGCAATAGTAGGAACTGGAGGTGGTGTAATGAGAGATATGTTAGTCAACGAAATCCCTTTAATTTTAACTAGAGAAATCTACGCTACTGCAGCGCTAAGTGGTGGGTTAATTTACTATTTTGCATATCCTTATGTTCATGAAATGGCTAGCTTTCTATCATTAGTATCTGTACTCATAATTAGATTGTTAGCGATAAAGTATAATTTACATTTACCTAAGCAATCATTTACAAATTAA
- the sul7s gene encoding winged-helix single-stranded DNA-binding protein Sul7s has product MEDVKQSVEKILRDREWITFNDLLKYLPYPAPAVYSALTELIKENKVGRRGRYFYYIKKE; this is encoded by the coding sequence ATGGAAGATGTAAAACAGTCTGTAGAAAAAATATTAAGAGATAGGGAGTGGATAACATTTAATGACCTATTAAAGTACCTACCTTACCCAGCACCTGCAGTATATTCAGCGTTAACTGAGCTAATTAAGGAAAATAAAGTGGGTAGAAGAGGAAGGTATTTTTACTATATAAAAAAGGAATAA